In Apium graveolens cultivar Ventura chromosome 10, ASM990537v1, whole genome shotgun sequence, the following are encoded in one genomic region:
- the LOC141693418 gene encoding F-box/FBD/LRR-repeat protein At1g13570-like, whose protein sequence is MAESSTRRIRRLYEDRISELPRNLQEAILGFLPIQDAVKTSILSKKWRHCWTMTPHLIFDYHFANYRMLNKFIDFKDPELRAHKFVTVINKVLLLHNGSILKFSLDFPDYFFSNRIIHEYIDQWIPLLSRKGIKQLTLQESSPLEDFTTHDLSSLDLTHLTLSSVWFPYTPELGRFTCLTNLKLVDATSNFGKSIFNCPVLEKLTLILCTGLFHTNFCAPNLKCLIQVYREITSEYSVAGLENLSEYYFLLLGYPNMQTEASNVVKVLDGFYKVKRFSIAMYFLKYLAAGGSPYRLSRPLSCLKTLQISDVNFCDLSVVSCLLCLIRSAPNLCKLHIKADGNLMKEVDEENLKSYCIDDSEDCTIDHLEIVTFAGFEGQRPELELVRFLLGHSPLLKIMSIDCSEDIERDDELTMAKEMLQYSRASSRAQIRRINHPNMYKEFEFNLWKTDEMYV, encoded by the exons ATGGCAGAATCCAGTACCAGAAGGATTCGTCGTTTATATGAAGATAGAATCAGTGAGCTGCCTCGAAACTTACAAGAAGCTATACTAGGTTTTCTGCCGATTCAAGATGCAGTTAAAACCAGTATTTTGTCGAAAAAATGGAGACATTGTTGGACTATGACCCCACATCTAATATTTGATTATCACTTTGCTAATTATAGGATGTTAAATAAATTTATTGACTTTAAGGATCCAGAACTGAGGGCGCATAAATTTGTTACTGTGATAAATAAAGTTCTCCTTCTCCACAATGGTTCAATTCTCAAATTTTCCCTAGACTTTCCTGATTATTTTTTCAGTAACCGAATAATTCATGAATATATTGATCAGTGGATTCCACTGTTATCAAGGAAGGGGATCAAGCAACTAACTCTGCAGGAATCTTCTCCTCTTGAAGACTTCACAACACATGATCTCTCTTCTCTAGACCTGACTCATTTGACTCTTTCCAGTGTTTGGTTTCCCTATACACCTGAGCTTGGAAGATTTACTTGCCTGACAAATCTCAAGCTAGTTGACGCTACTTCTAATTTTGGAAAAAGCATCTTTAATTGCCCTGTGCTTGAGAAGTTGACCTTGATACTTTGCACAGGACTCTTCCATACCAACTTTTGTGCTCCTAATCTTAAATGTCTAATTCAAGTTTATCGTGAAATAACTTCGGAATATTCTGTAGCTGGGCTAGAAAACCTTTCAGAATATTATTTCTTGTTGTTAGGATACCCAAACATGCAGACAGAAGCATCCAATGTGGTCAAGGTTCTTGATGGGTTTTATAAAGTAAAGAGGTTCTCTATAGCAATGTATTTTCTTAAG TACTTGGCTGCAGGAGGTTCTCCCTATAGACTTTCAAGACCACTGTCTTGCCTTAAAACTCTACAAATCTCCGACGTGAATTTCTGTGATTTGTCCGTGGTTTCTTGTTTGCTTTGTTTAATTCGGAGTGCTCCGAATTTGTGCAAACTACATATTAAG GCTGACGGCAATCTTATGAAAGAAGTCGATGAAGAGAATCTAAAAAGTTATTGTATAGATGATTCCGAAGATTGTACTATAGATCATCTTGAGATTGTCACGTTTGCTGGATTCGAAGGCCAAAGACCTGAGTTGGAGCTAGTCAGGTTTCTACTTGGCCATTCCCCGTTGCTTAAAATAATGTCCATCGACTGTAGTGAAGACATAGAAAGGGATGATGAATTAACAATGGCAAAAGAAATGTTGCAATATTCTAGAGCTTCATCAAGAGCGCAAATCAGACGCATAAATCACCCTAATATGTACAAAGAATTTGAGTTTAATCTTTGGAAAACTGATGAGATGTATGTTTAG